The Malus domestica chromosome 10, GDT2T_hap1 genome contains a region encoding:
- the LOC103422214 gene encoding large ribosomal subunit protein P1-like: MSASELACSYAILILHDEGIPVTSEKIVTLAKAANVPVESYWPGLFAKLAEKRDIDDLILNVGVGGGAAVAAAAPAVGAAAAPAAAAPPPEEKKEEAKEESDDEGLFNLFD, from the coding sequence atgtcggcTTCAGAGCTTGCTTGCAGTTACGCCATTCTAATCCTCCATGACGAAGGCATCCCCGTCACTTCTGAGAAGATTGTAACATTGGCAAAAGCTGCCAATGTCCCTGTTGAGTCTTACTGGCCTGGCTTGTTCGCCAAGCTTGCTGAGAAGAGAGACATTGACGATCTTATCCTCAATGTTGGCGTTGGTGGCGGCGCTGCAGTAGCCGCTGCTGCCCCAGCTGTCGGTGCAGCTGCCGCCCCAGCTGCTGCTGCTCCTCCACcagaggagaagaaggaagaagccaaGGAAGAAAGTGATGACGAGGGACTTTTCAATTTGTTCGATTAG